CCCGTCGAAGCGGCCAACTTCGCTCAAATCAGCCCTCAAGCCAAGCCAGAAAACCTGTCGTTGATTGCCGGCCAGCTAGTCGCCGGCGACGCAGCCAATTCTGCCATTTACCGATTCGACCTGGCAACCAAGTCAGGGACGATCAAGAACGATTTCACCGACCAGGTCTCCGAACTGCGCTTGCCTGCCTTGGACGAAAAATCAGCCAGTTTCCTCAACAAGGACAAGGTCATCGAATTCGACCCGACGACCGGCAAGGCCAAGCAATTCAACCTGGAACCCCAAGGCAATCCCATCGGTATCGCCAATCAGGCTATTTATAATGGCAAGCTATACCAGCTCAACAGCGCCGACAGGCAGATTTATCGCTTCAACAAGACAAGCGCTTCATACTCTGGCGGCTCTGCCTGGCTGAAACAGCCAGCCAATGAGCTGGCCGGGGCAGTCTCGCTGTCAATCGACTCCTCCATTTTCGTGCTTGTCGACAATGGGCAGATTTATAAATATCTCCGGGGTGAACCCGAACCTTTCACTACCCCCAAGATCCAGCCGCCAGTCGCTAAAGCAAGCAAGCTTTTCATTACGGACAAAAAAATACTTATCTTCGAGCCGGCCGCCAAACGCATCATCTCTTTAGACAAGAACGGCAACTTCATCAACCAAGCGACCTTTGCCGGTTTGAACGAGCCTCGTGACGCCGCCTTCTCAGCCGACGGCAGCAAAGCCTACATCCTCTCCGGCTCCAGTGCTTGGGAAATCAACTTATAACCTTCTCCAGATAAAAAAACGGGCGTACTTGCGTACGCCCTGTTTGCGGTTTGAGCCGCTACTGTCTTGGGAGGAAATGCACCGAATGATCCGTGCCGGCCAGGAGGATGCCCTCAGTATCAGGCATGATCTTCATGTCGAATTCGGGGAGTGAGGTCGTCACTTTCCTGAAGTTGATGAAGGTAAAACGCCGTTCACCGATGATCTTGTCGACAACCTCCACGATGGCAGTGATTTCGTGCCCGAAGTCAAACGGCGTAATGCCATAGTAGTGGCAGTTGACGAAGACTCCCTTGAAGTTCTTGACGTGGTGGTAATGGGCCGGAACCGACTTGCCTTCGATTATCTGCTCTGTCTGCAGCCGAAGACCGCCAGCTTTAGGCACTTTGACCTCGACGTCAGGCATAAGGGCCATCACCTTGCGTTCGCAAACCTTCGGCGCAGCACTCTGCACCAGCAGTTGGTGGGATTTGCGGTCTTCGCCTTCGAGACCATTGATGTCATCCTGGATCGCGAATGCGGCGAGGGCGAGCGACAAATTGGTGTTTCTGAATTCTGCTTGTTCGGTTTTCATTGACTGCCTCCTTGTGGTGGTTGTGGCAATTCCTAGGGATGAGTAAAAGCTCCTCAATTGACGTGACCGCTAAAATCCAGCGTTATAAGTATTTCCTCTCCTTGTTTAAGGTGCCCGCTTTTAGCAAAAAGCGCGAATTTATATTTATAACACATTTATGTATAATTGTCAACTAAAGCCCCCTTTCTCAGCAATAAAAAAAGACGCCTCTTACGAAGCGTCTTTTTTTTATTGTAAAAGGATTTACTTCAAGGTAACCTTGCCGCCAGCCTCTTCGATCTTCTTTTTGATGTCATCGGCTTCTTCCTTCTTTACGCCTTCCTTCACCATCTTAGGAGCTGCGTCTACCAAATCCTTGGCATCCTTCAAGCCCAAAGCGGTGATTTCGCGGACAACTTTGATCACGTTGATCTTGTTGGCGCCAGAGTCAGTCAATTCGACGTCGAAGCTGGTCTTCTCTTCAGCAGCCGGAGCAGCTGGGCCGGCAGCAGCCATCATCATGGCAGGTGCGGCAGCGGATACGCCAAACTTCTTCTCGAGAACCTTGACCAATGCGGCCAGGTCGATGACGCTCATCTTTTCGATTTCAGCAACGAGCGCCTGGAATTTTGCAGGAACCTCTACGGTTTCCTCAGTCTTGATTTCTTCAGTCATAGTTTTTTACTTAATAATTTTTTATAAATGTTTTAGGCTTTCTGCTCCTCAATTGCCTTGAGGACATAAACCAGGTTGCGCAAGTTGCCAGCCAAGGCATTGACGAATCCGGAAACCGGAGCGTTCAATGAACCGACCAACTGGCCATACAATTCCTGCTTGCTTGGCAATTTTGCCAATTCAGTCACCTCAGCTGCGCTGATAAAATGACCCTCGAGAACACCGCCGGCAAAATCCAGCTTACCCTCGTTCTCTTTCTTGTACTTAGCCACCAGCTTAGCTGGGACCACTTCGTCGCCGTACCCGAAAATCGCAGCCAATTGGCCATCCATCTTACGGGCAGAAAAACCGTCCAGACCCTTGCCTTTGAAAGCCAGGTCGATCAAGGTCTTTTTGGCAACGAGCATTTCGGCCTGTTCTTCTCTGAGCGCATTGCGCAAAGATTCGCTGGCCTGCACACCGAAACCGTTGAAATTAGCGAAAACTACCGACTTGGCTCGTCCGGCACGTTCCTCTAAAGTCCGCAGCTCAGTCTGCTTCTTTACTCTGCTTTTAGCCATAATTATTATTTAATTTCTCAAAAATCACGAATCATAAACAAAAAAAACTGTGGCTTTACCACAGCAACAAGAACCTAAAAATGGTCCTCACCTCGGCAGGGCTTATCTTGTACGCCTGCGGTCTCTGGTAAAGTAATATTTTGATGTAAGATTATTCTAGCAGATTAGCCATTTTTGTCAATAGCCCGAGTCTTGCGGCTATCGGCCACCTTCCTGCAGATTATAAACCGGGCCGATGGCCAGATATTTCTTACCCTTGATCTGTTCGATGATGACTATCAGTTTCAGGGTTCCGATATCTTCAATGGTCTTAAGCTTTTCGAAATTGAATGCCGTCCGCTTCTCGCCAGATTTGCTGACAAGGTTCTTCCTGGCGAAGTTGGCCAAGTTGGCCAAGTCATTATTATCCAGTTTCTCGCCGGCCAATTCCTTCTTTGTAATCGCCTTAAGCTTCAAGAGCTCGTCCTGGACCTCGGCCAATTTCTTGCCGGTCAGATCGACATCTTTAACCAGGCGCAGGGCTCCCATCATCTTGCCGAGCATCCGCGCGTTAGCCAAAAGCTCATCAATCAGGACTGGGGCCGGCTCCACCATATAGGAAGACTCCGCCAAGTCGCCACCGGAGACATTTTCCAGATTAGGGACCCACTTATCAGCCGGCAGCCGCAGATTGACCCAGGCGGCCAAAGCAGCAGTCGTTTGGCGGTTGCTCCAGTTGGCTGTGTTGGTGACGATCGGTCCGGTGAGCTCAAGCGGGTCAAGCATGGACTTGCGCATCACATCGAGCGTTGACCAATACTGGCTGGCATGCCAGCTGTTGGCACTGAAATTAAGAAGCTGGTTCTTAAGGATGTCTGATTGCTGGGTGTAATTCCTATAAGATGTGTTCTCGTTGAAATAGGCGTTGGAAACGACCGGCTGAAGTATGTTAATAATATCCAAGCCGATGGCCGCGCAACGGACATCGCCGATTTCAGACTTTTCTTTGGTTTGATTCGGACAAGCGGTGACGTTCTTGGCCAGTTGCTCCTTTTTGGCTGGCAAAAATTTGGAGACCTTGGGATTGGTCAGCTGCTTGAAGATAAAATAATCGGGCCAGAAATCAGTCTGCAGCAAGCGCATGCCTAAGATGGGCTTAGTCTTGGGGTCAGCGCGGTCATAGCTCCCTTCCAATCCGTAATAATCGCTGCGCTTGGCGATTTCGGCCTGAACCTTCTTGGCGGCCTGCTCGGCTCTCTGCCGTTCCGGCTCGATCGAGAAAATCTGCTCGGGATCATAACCCTCGCCAAAAAGATTCAGCATCACTTCATTATAGTGCAAGTAGGTCAGGTCCTTGCGCAACCCGGAAAAATACGAAACCACCTTGTAAATCCTAGCCCAGCGATTTTTCAGCTCCTGGTTATCGGCGAAGTCTTTGGCCACGAAAGCGTTAGCGATGAAATTAATCAGCCAGTCGTTCTGGTCCAACAAGCAATCTTTGCAGCTGTCATCACGGTAGTACAAAGGAAAGACCGAGTTGAACCAGCGATGAGCCAGATAGAAGTTGGCCAGTTTGGCATTGCCCAGGTTCTCGGCGGTCGGGTCGAATTCGCTGTAGTCGCGCTCATAAAGCAGGACTGGCGATTTCGAGGTGCCGTTGGCCTTGGCAATCAGCGCCAACTCCTTGGCTACGTCAGCCGCCAGATAATCCGGCAGCTCAAAGACATAGCCGTCCTTTTCGCTAGCTGAGAATTTATTGCCGGTCGTCAGCTCCTCACTCGAAATCTGCCCGGTCTTGGGTTTTAAAAGCTCGAGGCCGACGGCAAAAAAAGCCGCTTCAAGACGCTCGGCTTCCAAAACAGGGTCGTTGGCCGTGCCGACTTTGGCCTTAGTCTTCTTATAGCGAGCATTGGCGATCTGGAAGAATTCCTTGTTGATTTTCCACAAATCCTTATAAAAAGTCCCGACCTTGATGTCGGCGAATACTTCTTTCATCTGATTCTGGTAAAAATACCAGATGAAATCTGAACTGATGAACTGCGGCATGTCCTTCTTGCTGATCTGGTTATAAAGCCCGTAAAAATCAGTCGCCTCCTTCTTGAAGACATTGTCCATAATGGTAAAACCATTCTTGTTCAGTTCATCAATCTGCTTTTCTGATAATTCGACTTTTCGTGAAAAATCATAGTAGTTCGCGACATCGACTTTGATAGACAACGGCATCCTGATGGTATCAGCCTTGGCTTCGTATTTGTCCTGAGGCGCTTCATAATAATCAGAAAACTTCAGGACCTCGGCCTTGACGTTGGAAAAATCGCCTGACCAGCCATAAGGATCGGAGCTCGTGGCCTGGTCGTTCTCCGGCAGACCCGCACCGGTCGAGGTGGAGTTCTTCTGCACCTCGGTCGAGGTTGCCACCGGCGGCTTATCACCCGGCTTCTTTGTCGTGCCGAGATATGACTTGATGAAGCCGACCATGATACTGATGACTATCACGCCGCCCAAAACGGCAAAAAGCATGATCTGCATCTTGTTATTCTGCGGCGGTCTGTTTGTTACCGGCCCGGAATAGCCGGACCCTTGAGCCATGTTGTCGAACATGATTTTGTTTTAGTATAGATACTGCCTTTTATTCTGCTTATGCTGCTCGAATGTTTCGGCGAATATGGTCGCGCCCGTCTTAGGGTCGTTCAAGAAAAAATTATAATCATTCGGCTCGGGATAGATGGCTGCCACCAGGGCGGCCAAACCAGGGTTGCCGATCGGTGTCGGCGGCAGGCCCTTGAAGCGGTAGCTATTGAAGGGGGAGTCGGACTCCAGGTCTTCAGCCGAATGAGCGGCTACGGTGTCATTTAAGACATAGCTCAGGGTGGCGTCAGACTGTAGCGCCTGTCCGCGGTCGAGCCGCCGCCAAAAAAGATCGGAAACCAGCTTCATATCGGTGGCAGTACGAACTTCTTTTTCAAGAAGCGAAGCCATGATGACTACTTCCCAAACCGTCTTGCGTTGGCGCGCTATTTCCTGGCGCATTGCCGCAGAAAGTTTCGAATCGAAATTCTTAAGCATCTTCCTGATAATCTGCCCGGAGGTCGCAGTCTTGCTGAAACGGTAAGTGTCAGGAAAAAGATACCCCTCATAGCCATAATGACCCGGCTTATCCTCAAGGTAGCTGAAATCATTCGCGTAATCAGCCGGCCGAGGTTCAGACAGGGGTAGTTTGCCGTAATCAACGGTCGGTCTGCCGGCGGCATCAATAAAGGTAGAAGAAGCCACGATGCCTGCTTTGGCTAGCTGGTCGGCCAGGCTCCTGATACTATCCCCTTCCAGAAAGGTGATTTGCACCTGGTTAGCTTGAGCATTGCCCAGGGCTTCGATGAGCTGAAGCAAAGACAACCCCCGCGGCAACTCATAATCGCCAGCTTGAAGCTTGTTCTGTTTATGACTCAAACGCACGAGCACTTCAAAGAACCAAGGCGAACTGATGACTCCTTCGTCAGCTAAAGAGCGGCTGATCTGCTTCAAAGTCTCGCCGCGCTCGATCGTAAAGGCGATTTCGCCAGGCTTGCCGTCGCCAGGCTTGCGCTGCAATTCCCAGCCGAAAAAAATAATCGTTACGATAATGACCGCGGGTAGGAAGGCGAACAGGAATAGCCAGATATGCTTTTTCATAAATTATAGGTATTCCTCCATGCCCTCGGCTTTCAGCTTGTCGACAAGCTGCTTGACCGACTGGGCTTCCGATTGCGGGCAGATCAGCATGGCGTCCGGAGTATCGATAACCACCAAGTCCTTGACCCCGACCAAAGCGACCAGCTTGTTGGAATAACCGTAAACCAGATTGCCGCTGCTCTCGACTTCTATGACATTGCCTTTGACGATATTGTCGGACGGCTGCGCTGACAAGACTTCCTTGACCGTACGCCAATGCCCGACATCGGCCCAGCCGAAATCAGCCGGTATCACTAGAAGTTTCGGAGCTTTTTCGATAATGCCGTAATCCATGGAAATCGGCGAAATCAGGTTGAACTCGCGCTCGATTATCGCGTCTTGTTCCGGTGTGCCCCAGGCCGATTCGATCGCCATCAGGCGGCTATGCATTTCCGGAAGCAGCTGCTGGTACAGCGAAAGGAGGTAATCGGTCTTGAAAGCGAAGCAGCCGATATTCCAAAGATACTCCCAGCGCTCGAAATATTCTTGCGCCTTTTCCAAAGTCGGCTTCTCTTTGAATTCGGAAATTTCAAAAATCTTAGTGCCTTCCAGTTCTTTCCACTCCTCACCCATCTTGATGTAGCCGTAACCGGTCTCGGGATAAGTCGGGTTGACGCCGATCAAGACGCCGGCGTCAGGCTTTTCGGCCAGAACCCTTCCGGCCAGCTGGATGATTTTCAGGTACTCGGCCTCGTTCTTGATGTAGTGATCGGAATTTATATTGATAATGCTTTCGCCCGGATGGTCGTGGTGTATCTTGGTGACTGCCAATCCGATGGCGGCGGCCGTGTCGCGCCTTGAAGGCTCGATGATGTAATTGCCATGAGGGACCTCGGTCAGCTGCTGCTTGATCAGCTCGGCCTGGACCTGGTTCGTTGCTATATAGATATCCTCTGCCGGAAAGCCGGCGCGCAGGCGTTCATAAGTCTTCTCAAGCAGCGTTTGGTCGCCGACGATCTGTTGGACTTGTTTTGGCGTATTCTTGCGGGAAACCGGCCACAAGCGCGTGCCTGAACCGCCGGCTAAAATGATTAATTTCATGATTTTGGGTTTATTAGCGGTACGAAGCGGAAGCCAGGCCAGCGCCTTTCAGCATAAGTACCGTCAGTTTTTTTCTCAATCAGGACCAGGTCCTGGTCAGCATCCGTCCGCCCGACCGGGGCGACAAGCCAGCCGCCACGAGCAAGGCGATCCAAGAGGTTGGACGGCACTTTCGGCGCAGCTGCCGCTATCATAATCTTATCAAAAACAGCTCCTTCGGGCAAACCTGAATAGGCGTCGGCGCAGATTATACGCGCCTGTTCCGACGTATGGTATTTCGAGACGTTTGCTTGAGCGGTTTCAGCTAGCTCGGGGACTATTTCCAGTCCCAGGACGGTGCCAGGCTTAGCTAGCTCGGCCATCAAAGCAGTGGTCCAACCCGAACCGCTGCCGACATCCAAGACCCTATCGCCAGGCTCGACCTGCAGCAATTCAAGCATTATGGCAACCGTTGTAGGCTGGGAGTTGGTTTGTCCGAAGCCGATCGGCAACGCCTGGTCGATATCGGCCATATGACGATTGGCGACCGGCAGGAAGTCGGCACGCCTGATCTTGCGCATCGCGGCGATGATTGCCGGCGTCCTCAAGGCGCCGTCTTCTATTAAGAGATCAATTGAAGACATCGGAGAAAAACATCAGAAAAATTATTATGAAAGCTAAAACGAAACGATAATAAGCGAAGGCACGTAAACTATGCTTTTGCGTAAAATGAAGAAGCATGGCGATGGCCAGCCAGCCGGAAATGACCGCTGCAACGAAGGCCAACCCCACAACTGTCCACTCTCTCGGCTCCAAACCGGATTCGAAAAGATAAGGAACTTTTTTCAAGGCCGCTCCGGCGATTATTGGCAGCGACAAAAGGAAGGAAAAACGGATTGCAGCCGTTCTCTTCAAATTAAGGCCCATACCTGATATAGTAGTAATACCGCTCCTTGAGGTGCCAGGAATCAAGGCTAAGGCCTGGGACAGTCCGATAATCATAGCTTGCCTCAAAGTCAGCTGGCTCAACTCTTGCGATTGCTTGCCCACCCGCTCGACCACGATAAAAAGGATTCCGACCAGGACAAGCATGAAGGCCACCAGCAACGGCGACCGTAAAACAGTTTCGATCGTGTCTTCCCAGAGCAGCCCGGCCAGTCCGGCCGGAATGGTGGCAAAAATGATCAGCCAGCTCAAATCAGTCAAACTGCCAGGCAGATACCTGAAACTGCGCAGCCAGCGCAAGGCCAAAGAGACGACATCCTTGCGGAAAAACCATAATACAGCCACGAAGGTAGCCAGGTGGAGCGAAACATCGAACGCCACTTCATCTTTTATCGGCAAAGCCAATAAACGATGCAAGACCAAAAGGTGTCCGGAACTGGACACTGGTAAAAACTCAGTGACTCCTTGCACCACCCCGAAAATGATCGCGCTTATATATTCCATATAATTTAAATTATGTATCAAATCCTACTTACGCCCCTCGTGGCAGCGGTAATCGCCCAGGTTTCCAAATTCTTTATCGGCGCCAACCACTTGAAGATCGGTGTCACCAACCTGGTGGCCTATTCAGGAATGCCCTCTGGCCATTCAGCCTTGATGATCTCCCTCGTGACCATCATCGGTCTCGAATTGGGTATCCAGGATCCGCTATTCGCGGTCTGTGTCGTCTTGACCATCCTGGTCCTTAGGGATGCGGTCGGACTCAGGCGCTACCTTGGGCAGCACGGCAAGGTACTCAACATCCTGGTCAAAGACCTTAAGGATGACGAAGTCCTGGACTATAAATATCCGGCACTCCTGGAAAAGATCGGCCATACGCCCGCGCAAGTCGCCGTCGGCAGCCTGATCGGCTTCCTGGTGAGCCTGGCCAGCTACTTTATTGTCAGCTGATGGACTGAGATAATTATACCACGTTTACTCGAAATAACCGATTCTAGCCCAATCGGTTATTTTTATGGTATAATATAATAACTATTCAAAAGACTCAATCAATGCATTGGCCCAACATCTTAATCAAGCCCGAACCCATAGCCGGTATCGAACTTTCCGATGCGGCATTGCGTTTCGCATTGCTCAAGCAGGGTAAAAAAAACAGCGTACTACTCGAACAGGCCCTGCTGGAACCGCTGGCTCCGGGCGATCTTGTCGGCAATCGCGTCAATAATCCGGAAGGTTTGGCAAAAAGCCTGGCCAACCTGGCCGCCAAAACCCGCAAGCTGACGCAGTTGGCCGTCCTGACTTTGCCAGCTGACTACCTGTACCTGAAAATCGTGGAATTCCCCGCTGACTTGGAAGAATACAAGATTGAAGAATCGATCGAGCTGATGGCTCATTTCCAATTGCCGTTACCGGCAGATGAGCTGTATTTCGATTGGCAGGTTTTGCCCAAACAGCCGGATTCCACGAAGCGCCGAGTGCTGATCGTAGCCACGAATAAGAATAAGATCGACGAGCTGGTAAGCCTCTTTACTTTAGCGGGCATTGAGCTGGTGGCCATCGAGTTCCATCAGCTTTCAGCTGGCCGCCTCTTGGAAGGACAGGCTGACCCGTCTTATATCCTGGCCATAATCAACCAGCATGGATTCACAGTCTCCCTGACTGACCAAGCGATTCCTGTAGTTGCTCACCCTTTGCCAGAAGCTGAAAAAAATAAAACCGGAATCGAGTCTGCAATCAAGCACCTCGCAGATTACGCCCAGACCGAGCGCCATGACATCAAGCACTTGATCCTATTAGGCGATTCTCCTGACGTCTACAAAACCGGGCTGAAGAGCGTCGTTCCTGCGCTTGCTCCGATTGCCGGAACGGAAAAGCTCCTGCCCGCAGCTGACTGGGTCATCGCCTTGGGAGCCGCGCGAAGAGGGCTGTTGCCACGTCAGAACGACAAGCAGATCAGCCTGATGCCGTTAGGAACCGAGGAAATTTATGAGCACCAGAAGGCGATCTCCTTCGTCGCCTTCATAACTAGGCTTACGGCCACATTATCCATATTCTTCGTAGCGGTCTTTTTCGGCAGTTGGGTCCTCATGAACCGCCTGCAAACCATTACCGGACAGCAGATTGCCACCTACTCCGGACAAGCTGGCCAAGGGAGCGTCTTCGAAATGCAGAATCGGGCTCAGCAGCTGAACCAAGTCTTGAGCCAGACCAACTTGCTATTGCAGGAGCAGACAGCCTATAGCCGCTTAGTAAACGACATAGAAAAGATAATTCCGGAGAACATCATCATAACTTCGCTCGCTGCGGCCACGACCAATCAGCCGATCAGCCTAGTCGGTACAGCCAAGACCAGAGCTGACCTCAACTCTTTCATCAAGGTCCTGAACGGATCCGGCATGTTCGCTCCCACCCCGCTGCCGCTGGACAATCTGGACAAGAGGATAGACATACCGTTCAGTTTCTCGCTTAGCCTGGCTGCGCCGGCGCTTTACGCAACAAAATGAAGAACCTAACCCCGACACAGAAACAGATAATCATAAGCATCGCCTGGCTGCTGCCTCTAATGCTTGGTTCATTTTTGGTTGGAAATGTCTACGCCAAGAAGATCAAAAAAATAAATAATGACAACGAGCAGAAGAAAGTCATGCTGTCCCTCTTGAAGACGCAGACTGATTCCGAAAGCCGCCTTTCCGCCCAGATCAAGATGACCAAGAATTTCGACGCCGAACTCAAAGAAGCGATACCGGCAGCC
The genomic region above belongs to Candidatus Falkowbacteria bacterium and contains:
- the uppP gene encoding undecaprenyl-diphosphatase UppP, whose amino-acid sequence is MEYISAIIFGVVQGVTEFLPVSSSGHLLVLHRLLALPIKDEVAFDVSLHLATFVAVLWFFRKDVVSLALRWLRSFRYLPGSLTDLSWLIIFATIPAGLAGLLWEDTIETVLRSPLLVAFMLVLVGILFIVVERVGKQSQELSQLTLRQAMIIGLSQALALIPGTSRSGITTISGMGLNLKRTAAIRFSFLLSLPIIAGAALKKVPYLFESGLEPREWTVVGLAFVAAVISGWLAIAMLLHFTQKHSLRAFAYYRFVLAFIIIFLMFFSDVFN
- a CDS encoding protein-L-isoaspartate O-methyltransferase, producing MSSIDLLIEDGALRTPAIIAAMRKIRRADFLPVANRHMADIDQALPIGFGQTNSQPTTVAIMLELLQVEPGDRVLDVGSGSGWTTALMAELAKPGTVLGLEIVPELAETAQANVSKYHTSEQARIICADAYSGLPEGAVFDKIMIAAAAPKVPSNLLDRLARGGWLVAPVGRTDADQDLVLIEKKTDGTYAERRWPGFRFVPLINPKS
- a CDS encoding DUF3160 domain-containing protein, with the translated sequence MFDNMAQGSGYSGPVTNRPPQNNKMQIMLFAVLGGVIVISIMVGFIKSYLGTTKKPGDKPPVATSTEVQKNSTSTGAGLPENDQATSSDPYGWSGDFSNVKAEVLKFSDYYEAPQDKYEAKADTIRMPLSIKVDVANYYDFSRKVELSEKQIDELNKNGFTIMDNVFKKEATDFYGLYNQISKKDMPQFISSDFIWYFYQNQMKEVFADIKVGTFYKDLWKINKEFFQIANARYKKTKAKVGTANDPVLEAERLEAAFFAVGLELLKPKTGQISSEELTTGNKFSASEKDGYVFELPDYLAADVAKELALIAKANGTSKSPVLLYERDYSEFDPTAENLGNAKLANFYLAHRWFNSVFPLYYRDDSCKDCLLDQNDWLINFIANAFVAKDFADNQELKNRWARIYKVVSYFSGLRKDLTYLHYNEVMLNLFGEGYDPEQIFSIEPERQRAEQAAKKVQAEIAKRSDYYGLEGSYDRADPKTKPILGMRLLQTDFWPDYFIFKQLTNPKVSKFLPAKKEQLAKNVTACPNQTKEKSEIGDVRCAAIGLDIINILQPVVSNAYFNENTSYRNYTQQSDILKNQLLNFSANSWHASQYWSTLDVMRKSMLDPLELTGPIVTNTANWSNRQTTAALAAWVNLRLPADKWVPNLENVSGGDLAESSYMVEPAPVLIDELLANARMLGKMMGALRLVKDVDLTGKKLAEVQDELLKLKAITKKELAGEKLDNNDLANLANFARKNLVSKSGEKRTAFNFEKLKTIEDIGTLKLIVIIEQIKGKKYLAIGPVYNLQEGGR
- the rplL gene encoding 50S ribosomal protein L7/L12, which produces MTEEIKTEETVEVPAKFQALVAEIEKMSVIDLAALVKVLEKKFGVSAAAPAMMMAAAGPAAPAAEEKTSFDVELTDSGANKINVIKVVREITALGLKDAKDLVDAAPKMVKEGVKKEEADDIKKKIEEAGGKVTLK
- a CDS encoding pilus assembly protein PilM → MHWPNILIKPEPIAGIELSDAALRFALLKQGKKNSVLLEQALLEPLAPGDLVGNRVNNPEGLAKSLANLAAKTRKLTQLAVLTLPADYLYLKIVEFPADLEEYKIEESIELMAHFQLPLPADELYFDWQVLPKQPDSTKRRVLIVATNKNKIDELVSLFTLAGIELVAIEFHQLSAGRLLEGQADPSYILAIINQHGFTVSLTDQAIPVVAHPLPEAEKNKTGIESAIKHLADYAQTERHDIKHLILLGDSPDVYKTGLKSVVPALAPIAGTEKLLPAADWVIALGAARRGLLPRQNDKQISLMPLGTEEIYEHQKAISFVAFITRLTATLSIFFVAVFFGSWVLMNRLQTITGQQIATYSGQAGQGSVFEMQNRAQQLNQVLSQTNLLLQEQTAYSRLVNDIEKIIPENIIITSLAAATTNQPISLVGTAKTRADLNSFIKVLNGSGMFAPTPLPLDNLDKRIDIPFSFSLSLAAPALYATK
- a CDS encoding divergent PAP2 family protein → MYQILLTPLVAAVIAQVSKFFIGANHLKIGVTNLVAYSGMPSGHSALMISLVTIIGLELGIQDPLFAVCVVLTILVLRDAVGLRRYLGQHGKVLNILVKDLKDDEVLDYKYPALLEKIGHTPAQVAVGSLIGFLVSLASYFIVS
- the mltG gene encoding endolytic transglycosylase MltG — protein: MKKHIWLFLFAFLPAVIIVTIIFFGWELQRKPGDGKPGEIAFTIERGETLKQISRSLADEGVISSPWFFEVLVRLSHKQNKLQAGDYELPRGLSLLQLIEALGNAQANQVQITFLEGDSIRSLADQLAKAGIVASSTFIDAAGRPTVDYGKLPLSEPRPADYANDFSYLEDKPGHYGYEGYLFPDTYRFSKTATSGQIIRKMLKNFDSKLSAAMRQEIARQRKTVWEVVIMASLLEKEVRTATDMKLVSDLFWRRLDRGQALQSDATLSYVLNDTVAAHSAEDLESDSPFNSYRFKGLPPTPIGNPGLAALVAAIYPEPNDYNFFLNDPKTGATIFAETFEQHKQNKRQYLY
- a CDS encoding 50S ribosomal protein L10, translated to MAKSRVKKQTELRTLEERAGRAKSVVFANFNGFGVQASESLRNALREEQAEMLVAKKTLIDLAFKGKGLDGFSARKMDGQLAAIFGYGDEVVPAKLVAKYKKENEGKLDFAGGVLEGHFISAAEVTELAKLPSKQELYGQLVGSLNAPVSGFVNALAGNLRNLVYVLKAIEEQKA
- a CDS encoding mannose-1-phosphate guanylyltransferase codes for the protein MKLIILAGGSGTRLWPVSRKNTPKQVQQIVGDQTLLEKTYERLRAGFPAEDIYIATNQVQAELIKQQLTEVPHGNYIIEPSRRDTAAAIGLAVTKIHHDHPGESIININSDHYIKNEAEYLKIIQLAGRVLAEKPDAGVLIGVNPTYPETGYGYIKMGEEWKELEGTKIFEISEFKEKPTLEKAQEYFERWEYLWNIGCFAFKTDYLLSLYQQLLPEMHSRLMAIESAWGTPEQDAIIEREFNLISPISMDYGIIEKAPKLLVIPADFGWADVGHWRTVKEVLSAQPSDNIVKGNVIEVESSGNLVYGYSNKLVALVGVKDLVVIDTPDAMLICPQSEAQSVKQLVDKLKAEGMEEYL